The following proteins are co-located in the Triticum aestivum cultivar Chinese Spring chromosome 1A, IWGSC CS RefSeq v2.1, whole genome shotgun sequence genome:
- the LOC123048082 gene encoding uncharacterized protein, with protein MAAGWSSLPADILNEISGRLNTDADQLHAHQVCAHWRASISPPVAYRPWVVAARQAPDGLSPVGEYSLQLPRGVPGVDFKAAPPGLPYCCGTPRGWLALADDVRSPTRLVLWEPHSGTEIPLPCLSSVIQVFLSDDPLESSHWMAVATQLRRPRAHIIFFWRPGDAAWSGPAKVPCAKLHSVEFHAGNIYCIDRMSNLSIYDLKLGTTSPPVLLECLGMSPSQLSESLVTRMSVKERVRAVHVVACRGELLLVLLFHGRHPSLMEVYRPSWTLGCAFQVGERVTDLGGYTLFLGRGDAVALSAKEYPAIRGNCIYYLVHNLPKYRKHWAIVFDLGTGDVDDIPYPEVHKQENGCWPYSWFCPRRPFLKKQLA; from the coding sequence ATGGCCGCCGGCTGGTCCTCCCTCCCCGCCGATATTCTCAATGAGATCTCGGGTCGCCTGAACACCGACGCAGACCAGCTCCACGCCCACCAGGTATGCGCCCACTGGCGAGCCTCAATTTCTCCTCCGGTCGCCTACCGCCCGTGGGTCGTCGCCGCCCGACAGGCCCCCGACGGACTGAGCCCAGTCGGCGAGTACTCCCTCCAGCTCCCTCGCGGCGTCCCGGGCGTCGACTTCAAGGCGGCCCCACCCGGCCTCCCGTACTGCTGCGGCACGCCTCGCGGCTGGCTCGCCCTTGCGGACGATGTCCGATCCCCCACGCGGCTCGTGCTGTGGGAGCCCCACTCCGGCACCGAGATCCCGCTTCCATGCCTGTCTTCAGTCATACAGGTCTTCCTTTCCGACGACCCGCTCGAGTCGTCGCACTGGATGGCCGTCGCGACCCAGCTCAGACGGCCCCGGGCGCATATCATCTTCTTCTGGCGGCCCGGGGACGCCGCCTGGAGCGGCCCGGCCAAGGTTCCTTGTGCAAAACTCCACAGCGTCGAATTCCACGCGGGGAACATATACTGCATAGACCGCATGTCTAACCTGTCCATCTACGATCTCAAGCTCGGCACAACGTCTCCTCCCGTGCTCCTCGAGTGCTTGGGCATGTCCCCTAGTCAGTTGTCAGAGTCGTTGGTTACCCGCATGTCTGTCAAGGAACGCGTGCGTGCAGTGCACGTCGTGGCCTGCCGTGGCGAGCTCCTGCTAGTGCTGCTGTTCCACGGCCGCCACCCGTCCCTCATGGAAGTCTACAGGCCGTCGTGGACGCTCGGATGCGCCTTCCAGGTCGGTGAGAGGGTGACTGACCTCGGCGGCTACACGCTCTTCCTCGGCCGTGGCGACGCAGTTGCACTGTCTGCCAAGGAGTACCCTGCGATCAGGGGGAATTGCATTTACTACCTGGTGCACAATCTCCCCAAGTACAGGAAGCATTGGGCAATCGTGTTTGATCTGGGGACGGGGGATGTGGACGATATACCTTACCCTGAGGTGCACAAGCAGGAGAATGGTTGCTGGCCATACTCTTGGTTCTGTCCTCGAAGGCCCTTCCTGAAGAAGCAGTTAGCTTGA
- the LOC123048066 gene encoding uncharacterized protein, whose protein sequence is MAAGWSSLPADVLNEISGRLNTDADQLHAHQVCAHWRATIPRPAAYRPWVVAARQALDGLSPVGEYSLQLPRGVPGVDFKAAPPGLPYCCGTPRGWLALADDVRSPTRLVLWEPHSGTEISLPCLSLVIQVFLSDDPLE, encoded by the coding sequence ATGGCCGCCGGCTGGTCCTCCCTCCCCGCCGATGTTCTCAATGAGATCTCGGGTCGCCTGAACACCGACGCAGACCAGCTCCACGCCCACCAGGTATGCGCCCACTGGCGAGCCACCATTCCTCGTCCGGCCGCCTACCGCCCGTGGGTCGTCGCCGCCCGACAGGCCCTCGACGGACTGAGCCCAGTCGGCGAGTACTCCCTCCAGCTCCCTCGCGGCGTCCCGGGCGTCGACTTCAAGGCGGCCCCACCCGGCCTCCCGTACTGCTGCGGCACGCCTCGCGGATGGCTCGCCCTTGCGGACGATGTCCGATCCCCCACGCGGCTCGTGCTGTGGGAGCCCCACTCCGGCACCGAGATCTCGCTTCCATGCCTGTCTTTAGTCATACAGGTCTTCCTTTCCGACGACCCGCTCGAATGA
- the LOC123122410 gene encoding putative F-box protein At1g65770, with protein sequence MAGGWSSLPADLLNQISGRLISDADQLQAHQVCTHWRATIPRPAAYRPWVVAARQAPDGQGPVGEYSFLLPRGVQGVDFKAAPPGLPYCCSTPRGWLALADDVRSPTRLVLWEPHSGTEIPLPCLSSVSVI encoded by the coding sequence ATGGCCGGCGGTTGGTCCTCTCTCCCGGCGGATCTTCTCAATCAGATCTCGGGTCGCCTGATCTCCGATGCCGACCAGCTCCAAGCCCACCAGGTATGCACCCACTGGCGAGCCACCATTCCTCGTCCGGCTGCCTACCGCCCGTGGGTCGTCGCCGCCCGACAGGCGCCCGACGGGCAGGGCCCAGTCGGCGAGTACTCCTTCCTGCTCCCTCGCGGCGTCCAGGGCGTCGACTTCAAGGCGGCCCCACCCGGCCTCCCGTACTGCTGCAGCACGCCTCGCGGCTGGCTCGCCCTTGCGGACGATGTCCGATCCCCCACGCGGCTCGTGCTGTGGGAGCCCCACTCCGGCACCGAGATCCCGCTTCCATGCCTGTCTTCAGTTTCAGTCATATAG